One Natrinema halophilum genomic window carries:
- a CDS encoding transcription initiation factor IIB has translation MTRTIVDTAEEGPTRNQTRETAPSLERQRSTCPECTGRIRHDEEHGERSCTDCGLVLEANEIDYGPEWRNFDDSADDRRRVGAPTTSLKHDKGLSTTIGWQDRDAYGNAISARKRTRLQRLRTWNERFTSKNAKERNLKQALGEIERMASAMGLPEPCRETAGMLYRRAVDDGLLPGRSIEAMTTACLYAAARQHSTPRTLVAFATVSRVEKLPIQRAYRYLSSELGLEIEPADPIHYLPQYASELEVSDDTEHLAREVLDAAKADDLHSGRSPAGLAAAAIYGAAQLTSDRLTQEMVGERTGVSSVTVRNRYRELLAAYEADRDR, from the coding sequence ATGACTCGGACCATCGTCGACACGGCTGAGGAGGGACCGACCCGGAACCAGACACGCGAGACTGCACCCTCACTCGAGCGCCAGCGGTCTACGTGTCCGGAGTGTACGGGCCGGATCCGGCACGACGAAGAACACGGAGAGCGATCGTGTACCGATTGCGGGCTCGTCCTCGAGGCGAACGAAATCGATTACGGTCCCGAGTGGCGGAATTTCGACGATTCTGCGGACGACAGGCGACGGGTCGGTGCACCGACGACGTCACTAAAACACGATAAGGGCCTCAGCACAACGATCGGCTGGCAGGATCGAGACGCATACGGAAACGCGATATCGGCACGAAAACGGACACGACTCCAGCGGCTGCGGACCTGGAACGAACGATTTACGTCGAAGAATGCCAAGGAACGGAACCTGAAACAGGCTCTCGGCGAGATCGAACGCATGGCCTCGGCGATGGGATTGCCGGAACCGTGTCGCGAAACCGCCGGAATGCTGTATCGCCGCGCCGTCGACGATGGATTGCTCCCGGGACGATCGATCGAGGCGATGACGACCGCGTGTCTGTATGCAGCCGCTCGTCAACACAGCACGCCGCGAACGCTGGTTGCATTTGCGACGGTGAGTCGAGTCGAGAAACTCCCGATCCAACGCGCGTACCGGTATCTGTCGAGCGAACTCGGTTTAGAAATCGAACCAGCCGATCCCATCCACTATTTGCCACAATACGCGTCGGAACTCGAGGTTAGCGACGACACCGAACATCTCGCTCGCGAGGTCCTCGACGCAGCAAAAGCAGACGATCTCCATAGCGGCCGGAGCCCCGCTGGGCTCGCGGCTGCGGCGATATACGGAGCGGCTCAGCTGACGAGCGATCGGCTCACACAGGAGATGGTCGGGGAGAGAACTGGTGTCAGTTCGGTGACGGTGCGAAACCGATACCGGGAGCTTCTGGCGGCCTACGAAGCGGATCGTGACAGATAG
- a CDS encoding multicopper oxidase domain-containing protein, with protein sequence MSDRIGAPGLGLSRREFIAATGGVAALAGCLSQETQPNTQSVESSSDPKVGASGSDLPWTSSPAVVQVDEQGGAVTLQSVTSRHAVHPLDSMGGPVELSRVWAFKADDGKPSVPGPILRTTEGNDIEVTLDNTDADMPHTLHFHGARKTWENDGVPTTTGITVNPGEKHTYTIPANVPGTHLYHCHYQTHRHIDMGMYGIFRVDPNGYEPADKEYFFTLKDWDSRLNRQFAGEDVDYDPRHRNPDVFTINGKSLPRTLHPEDGSPIVVDRGDTVRLHMVNAGYMSHPMHTHNHRFRLVEKDGGQIPDAAQYEQDVTNIAPAERHTVEFDADADPGIYLMHCHKVDHAMNGNAYPGGMVNGIVYRDAMDTDVFADLMTYAGYNN encoded by the coding sequence ATGAGCGATCGTATCGGTGCGCCCGGATTGGGGCTATCGCGACGTGAATTTATTGCGGCTACCGGCGGCGTTGCGGCACTGGCCGGCTGTTTGAGCCAGGAAACCCAACCGAACACCCAGTCAGTTGAGTCGTCTAGTGACCCGAAAGTGGGGGCATCGGGATCGGATCTCCCGTGGACGAGTTCTCCAGCGGTCGTTCAGGTCGACGAGCAGGGCGGAGCCGTAACGTTGCAATCGGTGACGTCCCGCCATGCCGTTCATCCGCTCGATTCGATGGGCGGACCAGTGGAACTCTCACGGGTCTGGGCGTTCAAAGCCGACGACGGCAAACCGAGCGTTCCCGGTCCGATTCTCCGAACGACCGAAGGAAACGACATCGAGGTAACGCTCGACAACACGGACGCCGACATGCCCCATACGCTGCACTTCCACGGCGCGCGAAAAACCTGGGAGAACGATGGCGTGCCGACCACGACCGGTATCACAGTCAACCCCGGTGAGAAACACACCTACACTATCCCGGCAAACGTTCCGGGGACACACCTCTATCACTGTCACTACCAGACCCATCGTCACATCGATATGGGAATGTACGGCATCTTCCGCGTCGATCCGAACGGATACGAGCCGGCCGACAAGGAATACTTCTTCACCCTCAAAGACTGGGATTCCAGGCTGAATCGCCAGTTTGCAGGCGAGGACGTCGACTACGATCCCCGCCACCGTAACCCGGACGTGTTTACGATTAACGGAAAAAGCCTTCCACGAACGCTTCACCCGGAGGACGGCTCTCCGATCGTCGTCGATCGCGGCGATACGGTTCGATTACACATGGTCAACGCGGGCTACATGTCCCACCCCATGCACACTCACAATCACAGATTCCGTCTCGTCGAGAAAGACGGCGGCCAGATCCCCGACGCAGCCCAGTACGAACAGGACGTCACCAACATCGCACCCGCGGAACGCCACACCGTCGAGTTCGACGCTGACGCCGATCCCGGCATCTACCTCATGCACTGCCACAAGGTCGACCACGCGATGAACGGTAACGCCTATCCCGGCGGCATGGTCAACGGAATCGTCTACCGCGACGCGATGGACACCGACGTCTTCGCTGACCTCATGACATACGCAGGTTACAATAACTGA
- a CDS encoding uracil-DNA glycosylase family protein, protein MRNVTDRTSNPFGIRPPFDRADPNDRTAVFGYGDANADFHVIGDYPGIHGGESTGVPFTETDSGTAIQSVLRDVGFASGPRDHPSLENCFASYVHMCSLPDGETPTANDYADLERFFDAELRAINAHILLPVGEHATDHVLREYTTQRHRFSLDMTRLHATDIRGRGFLVVPIKEPTTWDNGDREAILSRLLGLLASDYRQTKGVATTVG, encoded by the coding sequence GTGCGAAACGTGACCGACAGGACCAGTAATCCGTTCGGAATCCGACCACCGTTCGACCGCGCCGACCCGAACGACCGGACTGCCGTCTTCGGGTACGGTGATGCTAACGCCGATTTTCACGTCATCGGCGACTATCCCGGCATCCACGGCGGCGAGTCCACCGGCGTTCCCTTCACTGAAACCGATAGTGGGACCGCCATTCAGAGCGTTCTTCGCGATGTCGGCTTCGCGAGTGGCCCGAGAGATCACCCCTCCCTTGAGAACTGCTTTGCGAGTTACGTCCACATGTGCAGCCTTCCGGATGGAGAGACCCCGACGGCGAACGACTACGCTGACCTCGAGCGCTTTTTCGACGCCGAACTCCGGGCGATCAACGCCCACATCCTCCTGCCGGTCGGTGAACACGCAACTGATCACGTTCTTCGCGAGTACACGACGCAGCGTCACCGATTCAGTCTCGATATGACGCGGCTTCATGCGACCGATATCCGCGGGCGGGGATTTCTGGTCGTCCCGATTAAAGAGCCTACGACGTGGGACAATGGTGACCGCGAGGCAATCCTTTCTCGCCTCCTGGGCCTGCTCGCGAGCGATTACCGGCAGACGAAAGGTGTGGCGACGACCGTCGGCTGA
- a CDS encoding cytochrome oxidase assembly protein yields the protein MSYENHTPDSRLRSLIDRFGYPHLLTATLVLVAATILLGVAAKATGSGLACEANWPRCDGGPYNLFPANLPSFYEWFHRFVSMFAGFAIVGSALAAWRRPDVDRRVTALVVLGMVLTPVQVALGRETVKQYTMDILSLHFWTAVTIFTLFLVATVIVWTPRLTGTHVTAALVLGIVTIPAHVVLSPAVDAGIATYSPTMQLTQYAVTITLLGAAIVAAMVGRRRFTGRAVVPLLAAPPIVVVVLFFGRQAVNPTLEAPYLVAVAALLVTLAAGMVLTRREGVSKKESNSLSR from the coding sequence GTGTCGTACGAAAATCACACGCCCGACTCGAGACTTCGGTCATTGATCGACCGGTTTGGCTATCCACACCTGCTGACCGCCACGCTCGTACTGGTTGCGGCGACGATTCTGCTCGGCGTCGCAGCGAAGGCGACGGGATCCGGACTGGCGTGCGAGGCAAACTGGCCCCGGTGTGACGGCGGGCCGTACAACCTATTCCCGGCGAACCTGCCGAGTTTCTACGAGTGGTTCCACCGCTTCGTGTCGATGTTTGCGGGCTTTGCCATCGTCGGCTCCGCGCTTGCGGCCTGGCGGCGTCCGGACGTCGACCGTCGCGTGACTGCGCTGGTCGTTCTCGGAATGGTCTTGACCCCGGTTCAGGTCGCACTCGGGCGCGAAACGGTCAAGCAGTACACGATGGACATCCTCTCGTTACACTTCTGGACCGCCGTCACGATCTTTACGCTGTTTCTGGTCGCCACCGTGATCGTCTGGACGCCGCGGCTAACGGGGACGCACGTCACCGCTGCACTCGTGCTCGGCATCGTCACCATACCGGCCCACGTCGTCCTCAGTCCCGCAGTCGATGCAGGAATCGCGACCTACTCGCCGACGATGCAACTAACTCAATACGCGGTCACCATCACGCTCCTCGGAGCCGCCATCGTCGCCGCTATGGTCGGCCGTCGACGGTTTACGGGCCGTGCTGTTGTCCCGCTTCTCGCAGCACCGCCGATCGTCGTCGTCGTACTCTTCTTCGGCCGGCAAGCGGTCAATCCGACCCTGGAAGCACCGTACCTCGTCGCCGTCGCGGCGCTCCTCGTGACGCTCGCCGCCGGAATGGTGTTGACCCGGCGCGAAGGAGTCTCGAAAAAAGAATCCAACTCGCTCTCTCGATGA
- a CDS encoding metal-dependent hydrolase, translating to MYQMGHYGGALLAYSPIGTIVALGGYGGVAIVGGLVCVMLSTLPDYDHRLPFISHRGPTHTIAFALLVGAGLAALAALLVDAASAFADAGVVGFAFLVGVVSISSHLLADALTPMGIRPFWPLSRRRYSFNVTTAGSPIANYGLFGLGVGAVLAGISLVFFLG from the coding sequence ATGTATCAGATGGGCCACTACGGCGGCGCGTTACTGGCGTACTCGCCGATTGGCACCATCGTCGCATTGGGGGGATATGGAGGCGTTGCGATCGTCGGTGGGCTCGTCTGCGTTATGTTATCGACCCTCCCGGACTACGATCACCGGTTGCCATTCATCTCACACCGCGGTCCAACCCATACGATCGCGTTCGCGCTACTCGTCGGCGCCGGTCTCGCCGCCCTGGCTGCCCTTCTCGTTGACGCCGCTTCCGCGTTCGCCGACGCCGGTGTCGTCGGTTTTGCGTTCCTCGTCGGTGTCGTCTCGATCAGTTCACACCTCCTCGCAGATGCGTTGACGCCGATGGGTATACGCCCGTTCTGGCCGCTCTCACGCCGTCGGTATTCGTTCAACGTGACCACCGCCGGGAGTCCGATCGCTAACTACGGGCTATTCGGTCTCGGCGTCGGTGCCGTCCTCGCTGGAATTTCGCTCGTTTTCTTCCTCGGTTGA
- a CDS encoding PKD domain-containing protein produces the protein MTSDTGSLNVTKHPVQVTNVAREGSGTVFTEQNMTVNATVENTGSSSASKTIAFKITDPYGQQRTKVSKSVTLKSGETGYVEANVTFSSDGTNTYSAGSSGPNQISVAKNPIETQSLSLSTEVISTPGDSSTASVSLKNNGNTATDRIVELSKDGSTTNSTEVSLAPGATTTVQFVEEFKMLGGHQVSAGMETGRVDVTDPDISVTNLQTNTTSPYTNEAVNLTATINNTGSSKKTVSVVGWSTSVDSGFESQFGPSKQPVTIPGGGQKNVSFVSKFRNSGTYNLTVNDGANTTVTVQKALELKSTSFGKTVLSKGESTTLNITYDNPTSTSRSKNVFLWNGTGSQTKQISVGANSQKRISFSLSYDTAGEKYLFVDGKMLSVQVLDDTSGTPNVNVRNTVVPAKPVNGTSTQYFVELNNTGDADAVRTVNLTVGGSVVDQRDVLVEASSTGFAMVEHTYTTKKNHSGYLNVSTGYSEPFTADVRGPVVKDGSVTIKHVNGTQPSQLPQVSAQYDSGFIGFQITNGQQRADKYNLSTIGADTTTEFRVNLTVDNYSPRVMASNGRNLTWTKSPGPNANETNISITLRPAQLDYKTQFEGGYPSSPSEWDAAVKNDTADYGWSTALRLGIGNAKGDFFQASPSDLDGMTVSTDAQMFSMPTYIPAKNGQQPGLRVPLAGPHKTVNGNINQGYYKAFLPQSLLDSWGVTNPSTQLAAQYQNSNVNMNVNDVNGGAYVNISLHYSSGQVTISKTDNTAPTADAGSSVSGTIGSSVSFDAASSSDNVGITTYEWDFDNDGSYDTSSGSATTSHTFQSSGTYTVTVRVSDGAGNTDTDTVTASISSSSITWGGSSYSSNSSDTSPSDNSSSTDGSTNETSTVDDPSDTDDSTADPSDMDDSTADPSDTDDSTDDSSTTDDSSNETATTDESSPNDDSTTEGSSSEPSGTGSDGTPGFGPLVTLLSLGALISLARRLE, from the coding sequence TTGACGTCAGATACCGGTTCGCTCAACGTAACGAAACACCCGGTCCAAGTCACCAACGTCGCTCGAGAAGGATCGGGGACCGTCTTCACGGAGCAGAACATGACGGTGAACGCGACGGTGGAGAATACGGGCAGCTCGAGTGCGTCGAAAACGATCGCTTTCAAAATCACGGATCCGTACGGACAGCAGCGAACGAAAGTCTCGAAATCCGTGACCCTCAAGTCGGGCGAGACCGGGTACGTGGAAGCAAACGTCACGTTCTCGTCGGACGGAACCAACACGTACTCTGCCGGATCTTCGGGGCCGAACCAGATCTCCGTCGCCAAAAACCCGATCGAGACGCAGTCACTGTCGCTGTCGACCGAGGTCATCTCGACACCCGGTGATTCGTCGACGGCCTCAGTGTCCCTGAAAAACAACGGCAATACGGCGACCGACCGAATTGTCGAGTTGTCCAAGGACGGATCGACGACGAATTCGACGGAGGTTTCGCTTGCCCCCGGTGCAACGACGACCGTTCAGTTCGTAGAGGAATTTAAAATGCTCGGCGGACACCAGGTATCCGCAGGCATGGAGACTGGACGCGTCGACGTCACGGACCCGGATATTTCGGTTACGAACCTCCAGACGAACACCACGTCGCCCTATACGAATGAGGCTGTCAATCTGACTGCGACGATCAATAACACCGGTAGCAGCAAGAAGACGGTGTCGGTCGTCGGCTGGTCGACGAGCGTCGACTCCGGTTTTGAGTCGCAGTTCGGGCCCTCGAAACAACCGGTGACGATCCCGGGCGGCGGTCAAAAGAACGTGTCGTTCGTCTCCAAATTCCGAAACTCTGGTACGTACAATCTTACCGTCAACGACGGCGCGAACACTACGGTAACGGTACAGAAGGCGCTCGAGCTAAAGAGCACCTCGTTCGGGAAGACGGTTCTCTCGAAAGGTGAGTCGACGACGCTCAATATAACGTACGATAACCCGACCAGCACGAGTCGATCGAAGAACGTCTTTTTGTGGAACGGCACCGGCAGCCAGACCAAGCAGATTTCGGTTGGAGCCAACAGTCAGAAACGTATCTCGTTCTCCCTCTCTTACGATACTGCGGGCGAAAAGTACCTGTTCGTGGACGGGAAGATGTTGTCCGTCCAGGTTCTAGACGACACCTCCGGGACGCCGAACGTGAACGTTCGGAATACGGTGGTACCGGCGAAACCGGTCAACGGCACGTCGACGCAGTACTTCGTCGAGTTGAACAACACCGGTGATGCGGACGCTGTTCGAACGGTGAATCTTACCGTGGGCGGATCGGTCGTCGATCAACGGGATGTGCTCGTCGAAGCCAGCAGCACCGGGTTCGCGATGGTCGAACACACGTACACCACCAAGAAAAACCACAGCGGCTATCTCAACGTCTCCACTGGCTATTCAGAGCCGTTCACTGCCGACGTTCGTGGCCCGGTAGTGAAAGACGGGTCGGTCACCATCAAACACGTCAATGGAACACAGCCGTCCCAGCTGCCACAGGTGTCCGCACAGTACGACAGCGGGTTTATCGGCTTCCAGATCACCAACGGACAGCAACGCGCGGACAAGTACAACCTCAGCACGATTGGCGCCGACACAACGACCGAATTCCGAGTCAACCTCACGGTTGACAATTACTCGCCGCGCGTGATGGCCAGCAACGGTCGAAACCTGACGTGGACGAAGTCGCCCGGCCCGAACGCGAACGAGACGAATATCTCGATCACGCTTCGACCCGCACAACTCGATTACAAGACCCAGTTCGAAGGTGGATATCCGAGTAGTCCCTCTGAGTGGGACGCCGCAGTCAAAAACGACACAGCGGACTACGGCTGGTCTACCGCCCTCCGACTCGGAATCGGCAATGCAAAGGGCGACTTCTTCCAGGCGTCGCCGTCGGATCTCGACGGGATGACCGTCTCCACCGACGCACAAATGTTTAGCATGCCGACGTACATCCCGGCGAAGAACGGACAGCAACCGGGTCTTCGAGTCCCCCTCGCCGGGCCCCACAAAACCGTCAACGGCAACATCAACCAGGGTTACTACAAGGCATTCCTGCCGCAATCTCTGTTGGATAGCTGGGGCGTGACGAATCCATCGACCCAACTCGCCGCGCAGTACCAGAACTCCAACGTGAACATGAACGTCAACGACGTGAACGGTGGCGCCTACGTCAATATCAGTCTCCACTACTCGAGCGGGCAAGTGACGATCTCGAAGACAGACAACACCGCCCCAACCGCCGACGCCGGTTCGTCCGTCTCGGGTACCATCGGTTCGTCCGTCTCGTTCGACGCCGCTTCCTCGAGCGACAACGTCGGGATCACGACCTACGAATGGGATTTCGACAACGATGGAAGCTACGATACCTCCTCAGGGTCCGCAACGACCTCCCACACGTTCCAGTCGAGCGGGACGTACACGGTTACCGTCCGGGTAAGCGACGGCGCGGGCAACACGGACACCGACACGGTCACCGCTTCGATCTCCAGCAGCAGTATTACCTGGGGCGGGTCATCGTACTCGAGCAATTCATCGGATACGTCACCGTCGGACAATTCGTCCAGTACTGATGGGTCCACGAACGAAACGTCTACTGTGGACGATCCATCCGATACGGATGATTCGACAGCCGACCCATCCGACATGGACGATTCGACAGCCGATCCATCCGACACGGACGATTCGACGGATGACTCGTCCACTACGGACGATTCATCGAACGAAACAGCCACCACGGACGAATCGTCACCAAACGACGATTCAACCACCGAGGGTTCGTCTTCGGAACCCTCAGGGACTGGTAGTGATGGTACCCCCGGATTCGGTCCGCTCGTGACGCTCCTGTCTCTCGGAGCGCTCATCTCCCTCGCTCGGCGACTCGAGTAA
- a CDS encoding MarR family transcriptional regulator, which produces MVGSQLQRSILVTLADSGPLYVVDIAAAVNEHPLTIEQACNRLHEADVIHPIGCRRYDVTSAGYQQLTDVKQMSSRSDVRSKSEGRS; this is translated from the coding sequence ATGGTGGGAAGCCAACTCCAGCGGTCTATACTCGTTACCCTCGCCGATTCGGGGCCGCTCTACGTCGTAGATATCGCAGCAGCTGTCAACGAACACCCATTGACGATCGAACAGGCGTGTAACCGACTTCACGAAGCGGATGTCATTCATCCGATCGGCTGTCGACGATACGACGTTACCTCGGCCGGGTATCAACAGCTCACTGACGTGAAACAGATGTCCAGCCGATCGGACGTTCGGTCGAAATCCGAGGGTCGGAGTTAG
- a CDS encoding DUF7115 domain-containing protein produces the protein MSVPGIVHSTLDGEEIAARISLGSDDEIFITPTRTIVYRSDGLLSDESADEFPHDADRLTLSEGRRKTKFTLEYALDGEQTFAIPAGKTDDILHPVLAGVLNGNGITDTGETVVKTYRFSELTLILTSDRLVKHIGSAVWDDDYEEYHFDDVTKLAFEDGSVATQIVLTVDGRPQRIKAPNEAANDLRERLQRVLFDYHDVSSLEELNDVVGDAEDVDGSSSGSVDFGGGVDPLDADPPEPDDHEATGGSPSNAADSRSADPLADGATDDATPTDPGSSSPPDNGGSVPPSGAASATTNQPDEGDELTETASILGESEFDPSAADAGIGSESGADRGRSPPETDPELLERLEALETAVERQSEIIDRQQQTIDRLISELRQGR, from the coding sequence ATGAGCGTTCCCGGTATCGTCCACTCTACTCTCGACGGCGAAGAGATTGCGGCGCGGATCTCTCTCGGTAGTGACGACGAGATTTTCATTACGCCGACCCGAACCATCGTTTACCGTTCTGACGGCCTCTTGAGCGACGAATCGGCAGACGAATTCCCGCACGACGCTGACCGATTGACCCTTTCGGAAGGCCGGCGTAAAACGAAGTTCACCCTCGAGTACGCACTTGACGGCGAGCAGACGTTTGCGATTCCTGCGGGGAAAACCGACGACATACTCCATCCCGTTCTTGCAGGCGTGTTAAACGGCAACGGCATTACCGATACCGGGGAGACGGTCGTCAAGACCTATCGATTCAGCGAACTGACCCTGATACTCACGAGCGATCGGCTCGTCAAGCATATCGGGAGTGCAGTCTGGGACGACGATTACGAGGAATACCACTTCGACGACGTAACCAAACTCGCCTTCGAGGACGGCAGCGTGGCGACCCAGATCGTCCTCACGGTCGACGGTCGCCCTCAGCGGATCAAGGCACCAAACGAAGCGGCTAACGACCTCCGCGAGCGGTTACAGCGGGTCTTGTTCGATTATCACGACGTTAGTTCACTCGAGGAACTCAACGACGTCGTGGGTGACGCAGAGGACGTCGATGGCAGTTCCAGCGGATCGGTCGACTTCGGCGGCGGTGTCGACCCGCTCGATGCCGACCCGCCAGAACCGGACGACCACGAGGCAACCGGCGGGTCGCCGAGCAACGCGGCGGACTCCCGATCGGCCGATCCCCTGGCCGATGGTGCAACGGACGACGCCACGCCCACCGACCCGGGGTCGTCATCGCCTCCCGACAACGGCGGTTCGGTCCCGCCGTCGGGGGCTGCTTCGGCGACGACAAATCAGCCCGACGAAGGTGATGAACTCACCGAGACCGCATCGATCCTCGGGGAATCCGAGTTCGACCCGTCGGCGGCCGATGCGGGCATCGGTTCTGAATCCGGCGCCGATCGTGGCAGATCGCCACCCGAAACCGACCCAGAACTTCTCGAGCGCCTCGAGGCGCTCGAGACCGCGGTCGAGCGCCAGAGCGAGATTATCGACCGCCAACAGCAAACGATCGATCGGCTTATCTCGGAGCTCAGACAGGGACGTTAG
- a CDS encoding NAD-dependent succinate-semialdehyde dehydrogenase — translation MEVINPATGEREETVEEDTESDVEAALERATAAYEKWCDRPIREREKLLADAGDVLRENKRDYAATMTREMGKPISQGIAEVEKCAWACDHYAQHGSTYLENDSHPSPAGSTVETAYESLGPILAVMPWNFPFWQVFRFAAPNLTAGNVGLLKHASNVPGCAQAIEAVFEEAGYPANVFQSLLIPSDLVDDVIEDERVKAATVTGSGPAGRAVASTAGDQLKKTVLELGGSDPFVVLDDADLTDAAETAAWARNQNGGQSCIAAKRFLVQTGVYDDFLDQFVDEIESLTVGDPMDEQTDIGPQARTDLMEDLHEQVDASIEAGARALIGGEPMDRDGAYYPPTILVDVPEDCPADSEETFGPVAAVYEIDDEAAMVEKANDTEFGLGASIWTNDRERGRRLAREIDAGCVYVNQLVKSDPRVPFGGIKNSGYGRELAREGMLEFVNRKTVWVE, via the coding sequence ATGGAAGTCATCAATCCAGCCACCGGCGAACGAGAGGAGACCGTCGAAGAGGACACCGAATCGGACGTCGAGGCGGCACTCGAGCGAGCCACCGCAGCCTACGAGAAGTGGTGCGACCGGCCAATTCGTGAGCGCGAGAAATTGCTCGCGGATGCGGGAGACGTCCTTCGGGAGAACAAACGCGACTACGCAGCAACGATGACCCGAGAGATGGGAAAGCCCATCTCCCAGGGTATCGCCGAAGTAGAGAAATGCGCCTGGGCGTGCGATCACTACGCGCAGCACGGAAGCACCTACCTCGAGAACGATTCCCATCCGAGTCCTGCGGGATCGACCGTCGAGACAGCCTACGAATCGCTCGGACCGATTCTGGCGGTGATGCCGTGGAACTTTCCGTTCTGGCAAGTGTTCAGATTCGCAGCGCCGAATCTAACCGCGGGTAACGTCGGACTGCTAAAACACGCCTCGAACGTCCCCGGCTGTGCACAGGCGATCGAGGCGGTCTTCGAAGAGGCCGGCTACCCCGCGAACGTTTTCCAGTCGTTGTTGATCCCCTCCGACCTGGTCGACGACGTCATCGAAGACGAACGCGTCAAAGCCGCGACCGTCACCGGCAGCGGCCCGGCGGGACGCGCCGTGGCTTCGACCGCGGGAGACCAGCTCAAGAAGACTGTTCTCGAACTCGGCGGCAGCGATCCGTTCGTCGTCCTCGACGATGCCGACCTTACGGACGCGGCCGAGACGGCCGCATGGGCGCGCAATCAGAATGGTGGTCAATCATGCATCGCCGCGAAGCGATTTCTCGTCCAGACGGGCGTGTACGACGACTTCCTCGATCAGTTCGTCGACGAAATCGAGTCGCTCACAGTCGGCGATCCGATGGACGAACAAACCGACATCGGCCCGCAGGCACGCACAGATCTCATGGAGGACCTCCACGAACAGGTCGACGCGAGTATCGAAGCAGGTGCGCGAGCCCTCATCGGCGGCGAACCGATGGACCGTGACGGTGCGTACTATCCGCCGACCATCCTCGTCGATGTGCCCGAGGACTGTCCGGCTGATAGCGAGGAAACGTTCGGCCCCGTCGCTGCAGTCTACGAGATCGACGACGAAGCGGCGATGGTCGAAAAAGCCAACGATACCGAATTCGGGCTCGGGGCGAGTATCTGGACGAACGACCGCGAGCGCGGCCGGCGCCTCGCCCGCGAGATCGACGCCGGTTGCGTCTACGTCAATCAGCTCGTAAAGTCAGATCCAAGAGTCCCGTTCGGTGGTATCAAAAACTCCGGCTACGGTCGCGAACTCGCGCGGGAGGGCATGCTCGAATTCGTGAACCGAAAAACGGTTTGGGTCGAGTAG
- a CDS encoding DUF5830 family protein gives MDRNVNQPEDGSDRDGARPENSDTDDTPSFESVFEADDDRVELGLALLAKLEHETLSLAETVDRIETITSDPTVTRTILDEAELRGLIDREDGIVRPKSRQYVRFEQDVITKDGEFSCQRCGSGLSTGYFIDLETGELGPFGSSCIRKVTGRED, from the coding sequence ATGGATCGCAACGTAAATCAGCCCGAAGACGGATCGGACAGGGACGGCGCCCGACCCGAGAACTCCGACACTGACGATACCCCATCTTTCGAGTCTGTCTTCGAGGCAGACGATGACCGCGTCGAACTCGGCCTCGCGCTGCTCGCCAAACTCGAACACGAAACGCTGTCGCTCGCGGAGACGGTCGACCGGATCGAAACGATAACGTCCGATCCGACGGTGACGCGAACGATTCTCGATGAAGCCGAACTCCGCGGGCTCATCGACCGCGAGGACGGAATCGTCCGCCCAAAGAGTCGTCAGTACGTTCGATTCGAGCAGGACGTCATCACGAAAGACGGTGAGTTCTCCTGTCAGCGATGCGGGTCGGGACTGTCAACCGGCTATTTCATCGATCTCGAGACGGGCGAGCTCGGTCCGTTCGGCTCATCGTGCATTCGAAAAGTAACTGGACGTGAGGACTAA